One window of Vicinamibacterales bacterium genomic DNA carries:
- a CDS encoding response regulator, with protein MARILVVEDNPDNMVLTVMLLESVGHTVLMAIDAEAGLTLARAERPDLILMDIQLPGMDGLEATALLKRDEATRAVPVVALTALAMKGDEERIRAAGCDGYIAKPIGIQDFLATIAAQLSRAPIPN; from the coding sequence ATGGCAAGAATCCTGGTCGTCGAAGACAACCCCGACAACATGGTGTTGACGGTCATGCTGCTGGAGTCGGTGGGCCACACCGTGCTGATGGCGATCGACGCCGAAGCCGGGCTGACGCTGGCCCGCGCCGAGCGGCCCGACCTGATCCTGATGGACATTCAGCTTCCCGGCATGGACGGCCTCGAAGCCACGGCGTTGCTCAAGCGGGACGAGGCGACGCGCGCCGTTCCCGTGGTCGCCCTCACCGCGCTGGCGATGAAGGGTGATGAGGAGCGCATCCGGGCCGCCGGGTGTGACGGCTACATCGCCAAGCCAATCGGCATCCAGGACTTCCTGGCGACCATCGCCGCGCAGCTGTCGAGAGCGCCGATCCCGAACTAG
- a CDS encoding 4Fe-4S single cluster domain-containing protein, protein MPLLSKDSGPGLRWLLFLQGCQRPCTTTCLNPHFLNAKGGALMEMRELSVIAGQVAVGTWGDVEGVTVLGGEPTDQAKALEPLLSYVRELGLSVMLYSGNPMRWFYQPENEAARRLLDVSDILVDGPFLSELANPELRWRGSRNQRIIRLTARYSVADLESEMLNRGVTLRIASRTSATVSGLQERSQARAVELQVRDLARGLQSNRR, encoded by the coding sequence GTGCCGCTTCTCTCGAAGGACAGCGGTCCCGGCCTTCGCTGGCTTCTCTTCCTGCAGGGTTGTCAACGCCCCTGCACCACTACATGCCTAAACCCTCATTTCCTCAATGCGAAAGGTGGCGCCCTCATGGAGATGCGGGAGCTTTCCGTCATCGCCGGGCAGGTCGCCGTGGGGACTTGGGGCGACGTTGAAGGCGTCACCGTGCTTGGTGGAGAGCCCACGGACCAGGCGAAGGCGCTGGAGCCTCTTCTCTCTTACGTTCGAGAACTCGGGCTTTCGGTGATGCTTTACAGTGGTAATCCGATGCGATGGTTCTACCAGCCGGAGAATGAAGCGGCGCGTCGGCTATTGGACGTGTCGGATATCCTCGTCGACGGTCCGTTCCTGAGTGAACTTGCGAACCCAGAGCTCCGATGGCGAGGCTCAAGAAATCAACGTATCATCCGCCTCACGGCTCGCTACTCAGTGGCAGACTTGGAGTCTGAGATGCTGAACCGAGGTGTCACGTTGAGGATCGCGAGCCGCACAAGTGCAACCGTTTCTGGCTTGCAGGAACGCAGCCAAGCTCGAGCCGTGGAACTTCAAGTTCGCGATCTCGCAAGAGGGTTACAGAGCAATCGGCGCTGA
- a CDS encoding HAMP domain-containing sensor histidine kinase has protein sequence MLFEFITLNRDEIIRRCRAKVASRSMPPPTAAEIDHGVPLFLDQLVDALRLGQTSSLEISQTALLHGRDLLLQGLTMSQVVHDYGDVCQSITELAVETQAPISTEDFGMLNGCLDSAIAGAVTQYGRDRNQATLDGLAVRENERLGFFTHELKNLLHTALLAFEVVKSGNVGVAGTTGTVLQRSLLGARDLVARALAETRLTQGVQNRELFLVADFIGELAPAATLAAGGHGITLAVAAVAPDLAIEGDRQVLGAVVMNVLQNAFKFTRPRTTVTLRVGATAERVQIEIQDECGGLPKGDVEQLFHPFEQRGANRTGLGLGLAFSRWATEANHGRITARSLPGEGCVFTVDLPRCPVPALAIA, from the coding sequence ATGCTCTTTGAGTTCATCACGCTGAACCGCGACGAGATCATCCGCCGCTGCCGGGCGAAGGTGGCGTCGCGGTCAATGCCGCCGCCGACCGCCGCGGAGATCGATCACGGGGTGCCCCTGTTCCTGGATCAACTGGTGGACGCGCTGCGCCTCGGCCAGACCTCAAGCCTCGAGATTAGCCAGACCGCCCTCCTGCACGGGCGCGACCTCCTGCTGCAGGGATTGACCATGTCGCAGGTCGTGCATGATTACGGCGACGTCTGTCAGTCGATCACCGAGCTCGCCGTGGAAACGCAGGCGCCGATCAGCACCGAAGATTTTGGGATGCTGAACGGTTGCCTCGACAGCGCCATCGCCGGCGCCGTCACCCAGTACGGGCGCGACCGCAATCAAGCCACCCTCGACGGCCTGGCCGTTCGCGAGAACGAGCGGCTGGGGTTCTTCACCCATGAATTGAAGAACCTCCTGCATACGGCCCTGCTCGCGTTCGAGGTCGTCAAGTCCGGGAACGTCGGCGTCGCCGGCACCACCGGCACCGTGCTCCAGCGGAGCCTCCTCGGCGCGCGCGACCTCGTCGCCCGCGCGCTCGCCGAAACCCGGCTCACGCAAGGCGTCCAGAACCGGGAGCTGTTCCTGGTGGCCGACTTCATCGGCGAACTCGCCCCGGCCGCCACACTGGCGGCGGGCGGCCATGGCATCACGCTCGCGGTCGCGGCGGTCGCACCTGACCTGGCGATCGAAGGGGACCGGCAAGTGCTCGGGGCGGTGGTGATGAACGTCCTGCAGAACGCCTTCAAGTTCACCCGGCCCCGCACCACCGTCACGCTGCGCGTCGGCGCCACCGCCGAGCGGGTCCAGATCGAGATCCAGGATGAATGCGGCGGTCTGCCGAAGGGCGACGTGGAGCAGTTGTTCCACCCGTTCGAGCAGCGCGGCGCCAACCGCACCGGCCTGGGCCTGGGCCTCGCCTTCAGCCGCTGGGCCACCGAGGCGAACCACGGCCGCATCACCGCGCGCAGCCTCCCTGGCGAGGGCTGCGTGTTCACCGTGGACCTGCCGCGGTGCCCGGTCCCCGCTCTCGCAATTGCGTAG
- a CDS encoding response regulator, translating into MPFIDKSLAEAEMNTAARHAEALLTTGALQSAIFNSANFSSIATDAKGVIQIFNVGAERMLGYTAAEVMNRITPADISDPQEVIARAKALSVELGTPITPGFEALVFKASRGIEDIYELTYIRKDGSRFPAVVSITALRDAQDAIIGYLLIGTDNTARKQVEEERMKLDQRLRDQHFYTRSLIESNIDALMTTDPRGIITDVNKQTEALTGCTRDELIGAPFKNYFTDAARAEAGINRVLAEGTVTNYELTARARDGTLTVVSYNATTFHDRDRRLQGVVAAARDVTELKLFEQTLQQKNAELEDASRLKSEFLANMSHELRTPLNAIMGFSEVLRDGLVGKMTDQQQVLAVKIFTSGQHLLALINDILDLSKVEAGKMTLDLEPVPVSSLLVNSLSIIREKAAGRHIRLGMEAVGDLGAIQVDARKVKQIVYNLLSNAVKFTNEGGHVTLRASRVPRAGAGRVSGARASRAFPVADDTFAEYLEISVTDSGIGISPEGLAHLFAPFSQIDSGLARRFEGTGLGLAMVKLLAELHGGAVAVESAVDEGSCFTVWLPLRAPEVWALTPAKAPALPRVEGQAAAGTALMVEDDLKSADLIRLQLEAEGFTVLHAASAEAALVLAVQQPLSLITLDIMLPDMDGWEFLSRIKQVPELMRIPVVIISIVADRNRGFALGAAAIMQKPMSRQDLSDSLVELGLLPLPQGRALKVLVIDDDPDAVELVAVRIQGLASTVLRAYDGDTGIAAARQEQPDVIVLDLMMPGVNGFDVVKALSEEPGTARIPILVVTAKQITAEDRANLNGFVTTIMEKTEFSRDRFIAEVRRAMAGRRVNA; encoded by the coding sequence ATGCCATTCATTGACAAGAGCCTCGCCGAAGCGGAAATGAACACGGCCGCCAGGCACGCCGAGGCGCTGCTGACCACCGGGGCCCTGCAAAGCGCCATCTTCAACAGCGCCAACTTCTCGAGCATCGCCACCGACGCGAAGGGCGTCATCCAGATCTTCAACGTCGGCGCCGAGCGGATGCTCGGCTACACCGCCGCCGAAGTGATGAACCGGATCACGCCGGCCGACATCTCCGACCCGCAGGAAGTGATCGCCCGCGCCAAGGCGCTGAGCGTCGAGCTCGGCACCCCGATCACGCCCGGCTTCGAGGCCCTGGTGTTCAAGGCCTCGCGCGGGATCGAAGACATCTACGAGCTGACCTACATCCGCAAGGACGGCAGCCGCTTCCCCGCCGTGGTCTCGATCACGGCGCTGCGCGACGCCCAGGACGCGATCATCGGCTACCTGCTGATCGGCACCGACAACACCGCGCGCAAGCAGGTCGAGGAGGAGCGCATGAAGCTCGACCAGCGCCTGCGCGACCAGCACTTCTACACCCGTTCGCTGATCGAATCCAACATCGACGCCCTGATGACCACCGATCCGCGCGGCATCATCACCGACGTCAACAAGCAGACCGAGGCGCTCACCGGGTGCACGCGCGACGAGCTGATCGGGGCGCCGTTCAAGAACTACTTCACCGACGCCGCCCGCGCCGAGGCGGGCATCAACCGCGTGCTGGCCGAAGGCACCGTCACCAACTACGAGCTCACCGCGCGCGCCCGGGACGGCACGCTCACCGTGGTGTCGTACAACGCCACCACCTTCCACGACCGCGACCGGCGCCTGCAAGGGGTGGTCGCGGCGGCGCGCGACGTCACCGAACTGAAGCTGTTCGAGCAGACGTTGCAGCAGAAGAACGCCGAGCTCGAAGACGCCAGCCGCCTGAAGTCGGAGTTCCTCGCCAACATGTCGCACGAGCTGCGGACGCCGCTCAACGCCATCATGGGCTTTTCCGAGGTGCTCCGCGACGGCCTGGTCGGCAAGATGACCGACCAGCAGCAGGTGCTGGCGGTCAAGATCTTCACCAGCGGCCAGCATCTGCTCGCCCTGATCAACGACATCCTCGACCTGTCCAAGGTGGAGGCCGGCAAGATGACGCTCGACCTCGAGCCGGTCCCGGTGTCTTCGCTGCTGGTGAACAGCCTGTCGATCATCCGGGAGAAGGCCGCGGGCCGGCACATTCGCCTGGGCATGGAGGCCGTCGGCGACCTGGGCGCGATCCAGGTGGACGCGCGCAAGGTCAAGCAGATCGTCTACAACCTGCTGTCGAACGCGGTCAAGTTCACCAACGAGGGTGGGCACGTGACGCTGCGCGCCAGTCGCGTCCCGCGCGCCGGGGCCGGCCGGGTGTCGGGCGCGCGGGCGAGCCGGGCCTTCCCGGTGGCCGACGACACGTTCGCGGAGTATCTCGAAATCAGCGTCACCGACAGCGGCATCGGCATCTCGCCGGAGGGCCTGGCGCACCTGTTCGCGCCGTTCAGCCAGATCGACAGCGGCCTGGCGCGCCGGTTCGAGGGCACCGGACTCGGGCTGGCCATGGTGAAACTCCTCGCCGAGTTGCACGGTGGCGCGGTGGCGGTGGAAAGCGCCGTCGACGAGGGCTCCTGCTTCACCGTCTGGCTGCCCCTGCGGGCGCCGGAGGTCTGGGCGCTGACGCCGGCCAAGGCGCCCGCGCTCCCCCGTGTCGAGGGTCAGGCCGCGGCCGGCACCGCCCTGATGGTGGAAGACGATCTCAAGTCCGCCGACCTGATTCGCCTGCAGCTCGAGGCGGAGGGCTTCACCGTGCTGCACGCGGCCTCGGCCGAAGCCGCGCTGGTGTTGGCGGTGCAACAACCGCTCTCGCTGATCACCCTGGACATCATGCTGCCCGACATGGACGGCTGGGAATTCCTCTCCCGCATCAAGCAGGTGCCGGAGCTGATGCGCATCCCGGTCGTGATCATCTCGATTGTGGCGGACCGCAACCGGGGCTTCGCGCTCGGCGCCGCGGCCATCATGCAGAAACCGATGTCGCGGCAGGACCTGTCTGACTCTCTCGTCGAGCTGGGGCTGCTGCCGCTCCCGCAGGGCCGCGCGCTCAAGGTCCTGGTCATTGACGACGATCCCGACGCCGTGGAGCTGGTCGCCGTCCGCATCCAGGGCCTGGCCAGCACGGTGCTGCGCGCCTACGACGGCGACACCGGCATCGCCGCCGCGCGGCAGGAGCAACCGGACGTGATCGTGCTGGACCTGATGATGCCCGGGGTGAACGGCTTCGACGTGGTGAAGGCGCTCAGCGAGGAACCGGGCACGGCTCGCATTCCCATCCTGGTCGTCACCGCCAAGCAGATCACCGCCGAGGACCGCGCCAACCTGAATGGCTTCGTGACCACGATCATGGAGAAGACCGAGTTCAGCCGTGACCGCTTCATCGCCGAAGTGCGGCGGGCGATGGCCGGACGGCGCGTGAACGCCTGA